In one window of Photorhabdus laumondii subsp. laumondii DNA:
- a CDS encoding FitA-like ribbon-helix-helix domain-containing protein — protein MPSITVRNVPDEVHRALRVRAATHGRSAEAEIRFILENAVQPEGRIKLGSLLAKIGREAEGVDLEIERDKTPAEPMSFE, from the coding sequence ATGCCATCCATTACTGTCAGAAATGTACCGGACGAAGTGCATCGTGCCTTGCGGGTACGCGCAGCCACACATGGCCGTAGTGCTGAGGCCGAAATCCGGTTTATTCTGGAAAACGCCGTACAACCGGAGGGGCGCATCAAGCTGGGTTCCTTGCTGGCAAAAATCGGCCGCGAGGCGGAGGGCGTCGATCTTGAGATCGAGCGTGATAAGACACCTGCTGAGCCGATGAGTTTTGAATGA
- a CDS encoding type II toxin-antitoxin system YafO family toxin, with protein MGVSVTVHKDVEFHDVAIVYAKLLEHWKRTALLPSVFGRDGQWEHNSRTLDSNIYKLHIRMPDEIPWEKYKPQIDRCSDNYLVYVQHWMDSKSFQVISIMSPKAHELAKTSFLTELERRVEEFHSI; from the coding sequence ATGGGAGTCAGTGTTACTGTTCATAAAGATGTTGAGTTTCATGATGTTGCAATAGTTTATGCAAAGTTGTTAGAGCATTGGAAAAGGACGGCGTTATTACCTTCTGTATTTGGCCGGGATGGTCAATGGGAACATAATAGCAGAACCTTAGATTCAAATATCTATAAATTGCATATTAGAATGCCAGATGAAATACCGTGGGAAAAATATAAGCCACAGATTGATCGATGTTCGGATAATTATTTAGTGTATGTGCAGCATTGGATGGATAGTAAGAGTTTTCAGGTGATAAGTATTATGAGCCCGAAGGCTCACGAATTAGCAAAAACGTCATTTCTTACAGAGCTTGAGCGTAGGGTTGAGGAGTTCCATTCCATCTAA
- a CDS encoding DUF637 domain-containing protein: MERRNGPMARGACYLLIYLTAVYPLHPAIAAGITPDNNRTQVQNQGNVPIVNIATPNGAGISHNTYKEFNVATQGAVLNNATQVVKSQLAGQLNANPNLNGKSAELIINEVTGSGRSDLQGKLEIVGHKANMMIANPNGITCDGCGFINTGSATLTTGKPQFDKQGALEALEVKKGQITIGGKGLDGKTTDYIDIISRATELNGKIQANNLSLTQGANRIDFNDGTVKKITGEGVKPQLAVDTKALGGMYANKIRLVATEDGVGVNLKDLISNQRDITLNVNGKIELGNAKAKTDFNLSAKETHIAQNIKVQAERDITLASTKLDNKGSVTAGRDMRIFGDTLRNTGDKALLQANNNMWLQKDAQGNKSDLIENKSATIKTVKGDLVVRTDKLDNIRDQTITEWKTIPADSVGINKWAGSFYGIRQGVDSVITLAVKLKDFNRDKWFGIIDLLKNNFVNIKQDRFSIKAISPAGSIVSGGNAYINATNLRNDVSSIYAKKDLILTGENIDIISRQLGKKNTFWHYTTSNPMAGSEFKDDDAPPGDWDLFYVYEDAEYTKQGELYTWGEESYISSSISAEKNLVADFKNNLNISTLIPDNAKNLSEVTVTARPDTLSAKNILLHAGKINITDKLKAIDGLNIISENDINLNNAALISSNSLSMTATNNINALQGELKAKDVTIISRNGNVQFQSSSKPGYFNPDNTRKISSLEATGDLLLHAGKNILLRNILLTKSHNISLTANHDITIDNNSELLTHKRMGDVSAESKEQTLFNQMLSTIGKLDAKSSVVINAGGNLFIKGVNVSAVKDINLTAAKNIDLTPRELSPSLNKLFSTSRSGELSSRLTAGNNINIISGADINGKAAQINAKGNTLLSAGRNINLLALGYSAIDNKNDNNKDDRHIVAVVNGGKQLTLAANGTLITQGATLSSGGNTTISSGGNMRFESVQNHSYREKGREFTESVTQQGTALTSGGILTVISNGSILFQATKLTAKGAMDVAAKGGYLYAQAMEESSHYEKTETKRKWYGKKKTIKRTRHDVTNKVTEFTAGGDINLLSRDDSTYEASKIATNKNAKLTSTHGKVNFKAVKNTAFEQTITYSKGFYIKQRDKGYTETQWVLPQIFTGGKLTVEAANGVSADIKAKNGQSLQNVLAVLGNTPETAWLKGLRENKDIQWNVVKDAYDSWDHKSQHLNPVVSAVIAIAAAAATAGSSLAASVASYAGNSVAGGALTAGMSSLAAQAAVAIVDNQGDISKALKVLGSSDAVKSTITSMAIGGALAGFDSYMGWDKAADGTKLDPTKAKLPQISNGDWNKVVQRVAGQSIISSSLNTAINGGSFKDNLTTALLANIGSQINAEGARLIGDNGEVLGVPGKTLSHAVVAGISAEIGRGNVKGAMAGALAAELAGSIMDNSLFEPKFRDESERQLNKLIKAMSDNESNAQLAKVFGSVAGAIVTGTPDGAYSGANASEIVFRYNYIDHQLTQLALENQKDMLAAMEGDKEALIRVEARQQAALAVMDYIPVIGATKGFYDAEKLEDYLLATLSVIPSGKLSVKIIEKLKVAVKAKNAPETRILLNEIKRDISKSGTVWDSIKATQPAIPGTSIPKSFEMTVNGKVVWVNPNATKHMEEYLTRNGLSHSTTEGSQAMLSSLQHAIKNASSQGLKFNEKMQVGRWELIFSQRSTDPYPVLKHALYK, from the coding sequence ATGGAAAGACGTAACGGCCCTATGGCAAGGGGAGCTTGTTATCTTTTAATTTATCTTACTGCCGTATATCCCCTTCATCCTGCTATTGCAGCCGGGATCACGCCAGATAATAACCGAACACAGGTACAAAACCAGGGTAATGTGCCGATTGTAAATATTGCTACGCCTAATGGTGCAGGAATATCTCACAACACTTATAAAGAGTTTAATGTTGCGACTCAGGGTGCCGTATTAAATAACGCCACTCAGGTGGTTAAATCACAATTAGCCGGGCAACTTAACGCTAACCCTAACTTGAATGGTAAATCGGCTGAATTGATTATTAATGAAGTCACCGGTAGTGGTCGATCTGATCTCCAAGGGAAACTAGAGATAGTTGGTCATAAAGCCAATATGATGATTGCCAACCCTAATGGCATTACTTGTGATGGTTGTGGTTTTATCAATACCGGCAGTGCGACATTGACCACCGGTAAACCTCAATTTGATAAACAGGGTGCGTTGGAAGCATTGGAGGTTAAAAAAGGCCAGATTACTATTGGTGGCAAAGGGCTGGATGGTAAGACAACGGATTATATCGATATTATCAGCCGGGCGACTGAATTAAATGGAAAAATTCAAGCTAATAATTTATCCCTGACGCAGGGAGCTAATCGGATTGATTTTAACGATGGCACAGTGAAAAAAATCACTGGAGAAGGTGTTAAACCTCAATTAGCCGTTGATACCAAAGCATTAGGCGGCATGTATGCCAATAAAATCCGTTTGGTTGCTACGGAAGATGGTGTCGGTGTTAATCTTAAGGATTTAATCAGCAATCAGCGTGATATTACCTTAAACGTTAATGGCAAAATTGAGCTGGGAAATGCCAAAGCCAAAACGGATTTTAATCTTAGCGCTAAAGAGACTCATATTGCGCAAAATATCAAGGTACAAGCGGAACGGGATATTACTCTGGCAAGTACTAAATTGGATAATAAAGGGAGTGTAACTGCGGGCCGGGATATGCGGATATTTGGTGATACCTTGCGTAATACCGGTGATAAAGCACTTTTGCAAGCCAATAATAATATGTGGTTACAGAAGGATGCTCAGGGGAATAAGAGCGATCTGATTGAAAACAAGTCTGCAACGATAAAGACTGTGAAAGGGGATTTGGTTGTTCGCACTGATAAACTGGATAATATAAGAGATCAAACCATAACTGAATGGAAAACCATTCCGGCTGACTCCGTAGGAATTAATAAATGGGCTGGTAGTTTTTATGGTATCAGGCAAGGTGTTGATTCCGTCATTACATTGGCTGTAAAATTGAAAGATTTTAATCGGGATAAATGGTTTGGTATTATCGATTTATTAAAGAATAACTTTGTCAATATTAAACAGGATAGATTTTCAATAAAGGCGATAAGCCCAGCAGGGAGCATTGTTTCTGGTGGTAATGCTTATATTAATGCAACTAATTTGCGAAATGATGTTTCATCTATATATGCGAAAAAAGATCTTATTCTCACCGGGGAAAATATTGATATTATCAGCCGTCAATTAGGTAAGAAAAATACATTTTGGCATTATACTACATCAAACCCTATGGCTGGCAGTGAATTCAAAGATGATGATGCACCACCGGGTGATTGGGATTTATTTTATGTTTATGAAGATGCAGAATATACTAAGCAAGGAGAGTTATATACTTGGGGGGAAGAAAGTTATATATCGTCTTCAATTAGTGCGGAAAAAAATCTAGTAGCGGATTTTAAAAACAATTTAAATATCAGTACGTTGATTCCTGATAATGCAAAAAATCTGTCAGAAGTAACTGTAACTGCCCGACCTGACACATTATCAGCAAAAAACATTTTGCTTCACGCAGGTAAAATCAATATCACTGATAAACTAAAGGCTATTGATGGGTTAAATATTATTTCCGAGAATGATATTAATCTTAATAATGCAGCATTGATTTCGTCAAATAGCTTATCTATGACAGCAACTAATAATATTAATGCTTTGCAAGGTGAACTAAAAGCCAAAGATGTAACTATTATCAGCCGCAACGGGAATGTTCAGTTTCAGAGTAGTAGCAAACCAGGGTATTTTAATCCTGATAATACGCGTAAAATAAGTAGCTTAGAAGCTACGGGTGATTTACTCTTACATGCAGGTAAGAACATTCTTCTTCGCAATATCCTCTTAACGAAAAGTCATAATATTTCTTTAACTGCAAATCATGATATTACCATTGATAATAACAGTGAGTTATTGACACATAAACGAATGGGGGATGTGAGCGCTGAGAGTAAGGAACAAACGCTGTTTAATCAGATGTTATCTACAATAGGTAAGCTTGATGCAAAAAGCTCGGTTGTCATTAATGCTGGAGGAAATTTATTTATTAAGGGAGTTAATGTTTCAGCGGTAAAAGATATCAACTTGACCGCTGCAAAAAACATTGATCTCACTCCTCGTGAATTATCTCCTTCACTGAATAAACTATTTTCCACATCCCGTTCTGGTGAATTAAGTAGCCGATTAACCGCAGGAAATAATATCAATATTATCAGTGGTGCCGATATCAATGGCAAGGCGGCTCAAATTAACGCGAAAGGTAATACATTATTATCAGCAGGTCGGAATATTAACTTGTTAGCTCTGGGCTATTCCGCTATTGATAATAAGAACGATAATAATAAAGATGATCGCCATATCGTTGCTGTAGTTAATGGTGGAAAACAGCTTACCTTAGCTGCTAATGGAACGCTGATTACCCAAGGCGCTACATTAAGCTCAGGAGGAAATACAACGATTTCTTCCGGCGGCAATATGCGTTTTGAATCAGTGCAGAATCACTCTTACCGGGAAAAAGGCAGGGAATTCACTGAATCAGTCACACAGCAAGGTACTGCATTGACTAGTGGCGGTATATTAACTGTTATTTCAAACGGCAGTATTCTTTTCCAAGCCACTAAACTGACTGCCAAAGGTGCGATGGACGTCGCGGCGAAAGGCGGTTATCTGTACGCTCAGGCAATGGAAGAATCTAGCCACTATGAGAAAACAGAAACCAAACGTAAGTGGTATGGCAAAAAGAAAACCATTAAACGTACCCGTCATGATGTCACTAATAAAGTCACTGAATTTACTGCGGGTGGTGATATTAACCTGTTAAGCCGGGATGATAGCACTTACGAAGCCAGTAAAATTGCGACTAATAAAAACGCCAAACTGACCAGCACTCACGGTAAAGTTAATTTTAAAGCAGTAAAAAATACCGCTTTTGAACAGACTATTACCTATTCCAAAGGCTTTTATATTAAGCAAAGGGATAAAGGTTATACCGAAACCCAATGGGTATTACCGCAGATTTTCACTGGTGGAAAACTGACAGTGGAAGCAGCCAACGGTGTTAGTGCTGATATTAAAGCTAAAAATGGTCAGTCATTGCAAAATGTATTAGCCGTATTGGGAAATACGCCAGAAACAGCTTGGTTGAAAGGGCTTCGAGAAAATAAAGATATCCAGTGGAATGTGGTCAAAGACGCTTATGACAGTTGGGATCACAAGAGCCAGCATTTGAATCCAGTGGTTTCTGCGGTAATTGCGATTGCAGCGGCGGCGGCAACCGCAGGCAGTTCTTTAGCGGCATCTGTCGCATCTTATGCGGGTAATAGCGTTGCGGGTGGGGCGTTAACTGCGGGAATGTCATCACTGGCGGCACAGGCGGCGGTTGCTATTGTGGATAATCAGGGGGACATATCCAAAGCGCTAAAAGTATTAGGTAGCAGTGATGCGGTTAAATCAACAATTACCTCAATGGCGATTGGTGGCGCATTGGCCGGATTTGATTCCTACATGGGATGGGATAAAGCGGCTGATGGTACCAAATTAGATCCCACAAAAGCGAAATTACCCCAAATCAGCAATGGTGATTGGAATAAAGTCGTCCAACGGGTAGCGGGTCAATCCATTATTAGTTCTAGCTTGAATACCGCCATTAACGGCGGCAGCTTTAAAGATAATTTGACTACGGCTCTGTTGGCTAATATTGGCAGCCAGATTAATGCGGAAGGTGCCAGATTAATTGGTGACAACGGCGAAGTGCTTGGAGTGCCGGGTAAAACGTTAAGCCATGCAGTTGTCGCAGGGATAAGCGCTGAAATTGGCAGAGGAAATGTTAAAGGCGCAATGGCAGGGGCTTTGGCTGCGGAATTGGCTGGTTCTATTATGGATAATAGCTTGTTTGAGCCTAAATTTCGTGATGAATCAGAACGTCAGTTAAATAAGCTAATAAAGGCTATGTCTGATAATGAATCTAATGCCCAGCTAGCAAAAGTTTTTGGTTCAGTAGCGGGAGCAATAGTAACAGGAACGCCGGATGGTGCTTACAGTGGTGCAAATGCATCTGAGATAGTTTTTCGTTATAACTATATTGATCATCAGCTTACTCAGTTAGCGTTAGAAAACCAAAAAGATATGTTGGCTGCAATGGAAGGTGATAAAGAGGCTTTAATTCGTGTGGAAGCTCGTCAACAAGCTGCGTTAGCAGTTATGGATTACATCCCTGTCATTGGCGCAACGAAAGGATTTTATGATGCAGAGAAATTGGAAGATTATCTTCTTGCTACGCTCAGTGTTATTCCTAGTGGGAAGTTATCAGTAAAAATCATTGAAAAACTTAAAGTTGCGGTTAAAGCTAAAAATGCCCCTGAAACAAGGATATTGTTGAATGAAATTAAGCGTGATATTAGTAAGTCAGGAACAGTATGGGATTCTATAAAAGCAACACAGCCTGCAATTCCTGGAACATCAATACCAAAATCGTTTGAGATGACGGTAAATGGAAAAGTTGTATGGGTTAACCCAAATGCAACCAAGCATATGGAGGAATATCTAACGCGTAATGGATTGTCACACAGCACAACAGAAGGGAGCCAAGCTATGTTGTCAAGTCTTCAACATGCGATCAAGAATGCATCATCTCAAGGTTTGAAGTTTAATGAAAAAATGCAAGTAGGTCGTTGGGAGTTAATATTTAGTCAGCGATCTACAGATCCTTATCCAGTATTAAAACATGCGTTGTATAAATAA
- the yfaE gene encoding class I ribonucleotide reductase maintenance protein YfaE: MTSYKVTLHGMQGYHIYSSPELHNSLLEALEQGRVQAEYQCREGYCGSCRVKLIKGKVGYRRKPLAFVNEGEILPCCCHPLSDIEIEL; encoded by the coding sequence ATGACAAGCTATAAAGTAACCCTGCATGGTATGCAGGGTTATCATATCTACAGCTCTCCCGAACTGCATAACAGTCTGCTAGAGGCATTGGAACAAGGTAGAGTTCAAGCTGAATACCAATGCCGCGAAGGTTATTGCGGTTCCTGTCGTGTCAAATTGATAAAAGGCAAAGTCGGCTATCGACGCAAACCTCTGGCTTTTGTTAATGAAGGCGAAATTTTACCCTGCTGCTGTCATCCGCTTAGTGATATTGAGATTGAGCTTTAG
- a CDS encoding contact-dependent growth inhibition system immunity protein, giving the protein MSEIFKRWRNARCVFNGDFYSIISYSGYRSLNLDLLGGNHMLSPDISDEELGIVILDALSKSRLIDPDDNFFDNEKKAERYKEWVKLLMETYNYCSKRQLFKKMHNCGIQLLDGQITIRPSSHEKLEGWSGDGISVADYVVIPADSSPEEVGAALRLAFSRCRSYV; this is encoded by the coding sequence ATGAGTGAGATTTTTAAACGATGGCGGAATGCCAGATGTGTATTTAATGGTGATTTTTATTCAATAATAAGTTATTCGGGTTATCGTTCACTGAATTTAGACCTTTTAGGGGGTAACCATATGTTATCTCCTGATATTTCTGATGAGGAGCTAGGCATTGTAATTCTGGATGCTCTTTCTAAAAGTCGGCTGATTGATCCCGATGATAATTTTTTTGACAATGAAAAAAAGGCTGAGAGATATAAAGAATGGGTTAAACTCTTAATGGAAACTTACAATTATTGTTCAAAACGTCAGCTTTTTAAAAAAATGCATAATTGTGGAATCCAATTGCTTGATGGCCAAATAACGATAAGACCATCTAGCCATGAAAAATTGGAAGGTTGGTCTGGAGATGGTATTTCTGTAGCTGATTATGTCGTGATTCCGGCAGACAGTTCTCCTGAGGAAGTTGGAGCAGCATTACGGCTAGCTTTTTCACGTTGCAGAAGTTATGTTTGA
- a CDS encoding Gfo/Idh/MocA family protein has protein sequence MKKTIKWGIIGCGDVTEVKSGPAFYKLDNSELVAVMRRNANLAEDFAKRHNVPKWYSDANSLINDKDIDAVYIATPPSTHKEYTILAAKAGKAIYVEKPMALTFEECNEMIAICKSQNVPLFVAYYRRALPRFLKIKELIESGAIGTPRIVSCILYREIEKCYQDPHHLPWVVNPKISGGGLFVDLACHTLDILDFLLGKIISVKGHANSQGNAYPAEDCVSMSFMFENNIQGVGIWNFVSNSRGDNVEIIGTKGKISFSTFGNSAISYYDENNKLHQFNIDNPKHIEMPLINTIINELQGKGFCPSTGESGSRTSWVIDQVLKDYRINNYLQYKNE, from the coding sequence ATGAAAAAAACAATAAAATGGGGCATTATTGGTTGCGGTGATGTTACTGAAGTAAAAAGTGGCCCTGCCTTTTATAAATTAGATAATTCTGAATTAGTTGCAGTAATGCGGCGCAACGCTAATTTAGCAGAGGATTTTGCTAAGAGACATAATGTCCCTAAATGGTATTCTGACGCTAATTCACTTATTAATGACAAAGACATTGATGCAGTATATATTGCAACACCTCCCTCTACACATAAAGAATATACCATTTTAGCGGCTAAAGCTGGTAAAGCAATATATGTAGAAAAACCTATGGCATTAACATTCGAAGAATGTAATGAGATGATCGCGATTTGTAAATCCCAAAATGTTCCCTTATTTGTGGCTTATTATAGGAGAGCATTACCAAGATTTTTAAAGATCAAAGAATTAATTGAGTCAGGTGCGATAGGAACACCAAGAATTGTAAGTTGTATACTTTACAGAGAGATAGAGAAATGTTACCAAGATCCTCATCATTTACCTTGGGTTGTTAATCCAAAAATTTCCGGTGGTGGGTTATTTGTTGATTTAGCATGTCATACTCTTGATATATTAGACTTTCTTTTGGGAAAGATTATTTCTGTCAAAGGACATGCAAATTCACAAGGGAATGCTTATCCCGCTGAAGATTGTGTATCAATGTCATTTATGTTTGAAAATAATATTCAAGGTGTGGGTATATGGAATTTTGTGTCGAACTCTAGAGGAGATAATGTTGAAATAATTGGTACTAAAGGAAAAATATCTTTCTCTACATTTGGAAATTCAGCCATTTCATATTATGACGAAAATAATAAATTACACCAATTTAATATTGATAATCCAAAGCATATAGAAATGCCATTGATTAATACAATAATTAATGAATTACAAGGAAAAGGATTTTGCCCATCAACAGGAGAATCAGGCTCACGAACCAGTTGGGTAATAGACCAAGTATTAAAAGACTATAGAATTAATAATTATTTACAATATAAAAATGAATAA
- a CDS encoding type II toxin-antitoxin system VapC family toxin, which translates to MILLDTNVVSEPLRLSGHPAVVAWIDEQNVETLYLAAISLAELRFGVAALSNGKRKDTLHRNLERSVVPLFTGRILPFDAAASEAYAEIMARAKSEGKAIGKADGYIAAIAAANGLIVATRDISPFEAAGLTVINPWKG; encoded by the coding sequence ATGATACTGCTAGATACGAACGTGGTTTCCGAGCCACTGCGGCTCAGCGGCCACCCCGCTGTGGTTGCCTGGATAGATGAACAGAATGTCGAGACGCTTTACTTGGCAGCGATCAGCTTGGCTGAGCTTCGCTTTGGGGTTGCAGCGCTGTCCAATGGTAAGCGCAAAGATACCCTGCATAGAAACCTAGAGCGGAGTGTTGTTCCTTTATTTACCGGTCGTATCTTGCCATTCGATGCGGCCGCTTCGGAAGCTTATGCCGAGATCATGGCGCGAGCGAAGAGCGAGGGGAAAGCCATTGGGAAGGCTGACGGGTATATTGCGGCTATTGCAGCGGCGAATGGGCTGATTGTTGCAACCCGCGACATATCACCTTTTGAAGCTGCCGGGCTTACTGTTATCAACCCTTGGAAGGGCTAA
- the nrdB gene encoding class Ia ribonucleoside-diphosphate reductase subunit beta gives MAYTTFSQVKNDQLQEPMFFGQPVNVARYDQQKYPIFEKLIEKQLSFFWRPEEVDVSRDRIDYNALPDHEKHIFISNLKYQTLLDSIQGRSPNVAFLPLISIPELETWVETWSFSETIHSRSYTHIIRNIVNDPAVVFDDIVTNEEILKRAKDISAYYDDLIEMTNHYQLFGEGTHQIAGKTITASLRGLKKQLYLCLMSVNALEAIRFYVSFACSFAFAERELMEGNAKIIKLIARDEALHLTGTQHMLNLLRSGQDDPEMAEIAKECEQQCYDLFVQAAEQEKEWADYLFSEGSMIGLNKDILCQYVEYITNIRMQAVGLKLPFETRSNPIPWINAWLVSDNVQVAPQEVEVSSYLVGQIDAEVNPDDLSDFEL, from the coding sequence ATGGCCTATACCACTTTTTCACAAGTCAAAAACGATCAGTTACAGGAACCCATGTTTTTTGGTCAGCCAGTAAATGTAGCCCGTTATGACCAACAAAAGTATCCGATTTTCGAGAAATTGATCGAAAAACAGCTCTCTTTCTTCTGGCGCCCGGAAGAAGTTGACGTGTCTCGCGACCGCATTGACTACAATGCGCTGCCTGACCATGAAAAGCATATTTTTATCAGTAACTTAAAATATCAAACGCTGCTGGACTCTATTCAGGGCCGCAGCCCGAACGTGGCTTTTCTGCCCTTGATCTCCATCCCTGAGCTGGAAACCTGGGTTGAAACTTGGTCTTTTTCTGAAACGATTCATTCACGTTCTTACACTCACATCATTCGGAATATCGTTAATGATCCGGCGGTTGTGTTTGATGATATTGTCACCAATGAAGAGATTCTGAAACGGGCAAAAGACATTTCCGCTTATTACGATGATCTGATTGAGATGACCAATCATTATCAGCTATTTGGTGAAGGCACACATCAGATTGCCGGTAAAACCATCACGGCTAGCCTGCGTGGACTGAAAAAGCAACTGTACCTGTGCCTGATGAGCGTTAACGCGCTGGAAGCGATCCGCTTTTACGTCAGTTTTGCCTGTTCATTTGCCTTTGCTGAACGCGAATTGATGGAAGGTAATGCAAAAATCATCAAATTGATCGCCCGTGACGAAGCACTACATCTGACCGGCACACAACATATGCTGAATCTGCTGCGCTCTGGTCAAGACGATCCAGAAATGGCAGAAATCGCCAAAGAGTGTGAACAACAGTGCTACGACCTGTTTGTTCAGGCGGCGGAACAAGAAAAAGAGTGGGCAGATTACCTGTTCAGCGAAGGCTCGATGATTGGCTTGAACAAAGATATTCTGTGCCAATATGTTGAGTACATTACTAACATCCGTATGCAAGCTGTCGGGTTGAAACTGCCATTTGAAACGCGTTCTAACCCGATTCCGTGGATTAACGCCTGGCTGGTGTCTGATAACGTTCAAGTCGCGCCGCAAGAAGTTGAAGTCAGTTCCTATCTGGTTGGTCAGATTGATGCTGAAGTTAACCCTGACGACCTGAGTGATTTTGAACTCTGA
- a CDS encoding contact-dependent growth inhibition system immunity protein: protein MNADFKQGLNARVKFNGDFYSVQTYSGNGLLGADPSGSNYLLQPIVSDQELGKAVLDALSKSRVIPLDKYGDYFDHDVNAEQYKNWITEMMGSYNYRSKRQLFKKMLSCGICMLDGQITIRPSCHEKLEGWSEDGISEADYVIIPADSSPAEVGAALRLAFSRCRSYV from the coding sequence ATGAATGCAGATTTTAAACAAGGGTTAAATGCAAGAGTTAAATTTAATGGTGATTTCTATTCAGTACAAACCTATTCAGGCAATGGCTTATTGGGAGCAGATCCCTCAGGAAGTAATTATTTATTACAGCCAATTGTATCTGATCAAGAGTTGGGAAAGGCTGTGCTTGATGCTTTATCAAAAAGCAGAGTAATCCCGCTGGATAAGTACGGGGATTATTTTGATCATGATGTAAATGCTGAACAGTATAAAAATTGGATCACCGAGATGATGGGATCTTATAATTACCGTTCAAAACGGCAGTTATTTAAGAAAATGTTAAGCTGTGGTATCTGTATGCTTGATGGTCAAATAACGATCCGACCATCCTGCCATGAGAAATTGGAGGGTTGGTCTGAAGATGGTATTTCTGAAGCTGATTATGTCATTATTCCGGCAGACAGTTCTCCTGCGGAAGTTGGTGCGGCATTACGGCTGGCTTTTTCGCGTTGTAGAAGTTATGTTTGA
- a CDS encoding contact-dependent growth inhibition system immunity protein: protein MNADFKQGLNASAMFNGDFYSVKTYSGNGLLRADPLGSKHLLQPIVSDQELGKAALDALSKSRVIPLDECEDYFDHDASDEQYKNWITEMMKSYGYRSKRRLFKKMLSCSICMLDGEITIQPSSHEKLEGWSGDGISEADYVVIPADSSPEEVGAALRLAFSRCRSYV, encoded by the coding sequence ATGAATGCAGATTTTAAACAAGGGTTAAATGCAAGCGCTATGTTCAACGGGGATTTTTATTCTGTTAAAACTTATTCAGGCAATGGTTTATTGAGAGCGGATCCCTTAGGTAGCAAACATTTACTACAGCCAATTGTATCTGATCAAGAATTAGGAAAGGCTGCACTTGATGCTTTATCAAAAAGCAGAGTAATCCCACTTGATGAATGTGAGGATTATTTTGATCATGATGCAAGTGATGAGCAGTATAAAAATTGGATAACGGAGATGATGAAATCTTATGGCTATCGTTCAAAACGCCGATTATTTAAGAAAATGTTGAGTTGTAGTATTTGCATGCTTGATGGTGAGATAACGATACAACCATCTAGCCATGAAAAATTGGAAGGTTGGTCTGGAGATGGTATTTCTGAAGCTGATTATGTCGTGATTCCGGCAGACAGTTCCCCTGAGGAAGTTGGTGCGGCACTACGGCTGGCTTTTTCACGTTGCAGAAGTTATGTTTGA